The proteins below come from a single Rhodothermaceae bacterium genomic window:
- a CDS encoding DNA translocase FtsK, with amino-acid sequence MATPKTNRRRSDVTPPKPKAGPRIGRKKEVLGILILLVGILLGASGVTYSASDNALIQGKSFLELLFPVETIPLNNAVGPIGAWLAYVIVPSFFGYVSLLLILLVFFYGYLILRKRPLGSLVLPTIHLIWMVGLLGTLLGRIHLSDPDLGLEIWAGQYGHLAASWLNSVLGWLGSWIILGAFLIIGVLLVIDQDIQHWLDRAERLWKAIPKAIREHRQKDKTTPKTGESEKARLRSTLESLDKKIQSSTESSPDNQESDSEPVEDPNATPQQLSTEENAELELSVTGQITERAGHSSRPRRTKIEGGHKYKFPHFGLLDAPLQTEQEIDYDELEENKTKLVEKLARYKIEIIAVNAKVGPTVTLYELTPAPGVKVSRIKSLEDDLAMVMAAQGIRMIIPIPGKSAVGVEIPNSRRELVRVQSVLNTTRFQESEMELPVVLGKTIEGEIFIEDLATMPHLLIAGATGSGKSVGLNTLITGLLYACDPSDLKFVMVDPKKIELQQYKGLERHFLAIPEDGTEAIITEISDALDILRACEREMSIRYDLLKEARVRGVKDYNIRLAEGELDVNDGHKHLPYIIIIIDELADLMMTAGKDVEAPIARLAQMARAVGIHLILATQRPSVDVITGLIKANFPARLAFQVASKVDARTILDQNGAEQLVGNGDMLYMKGSKVLRLQGPFVSVKEIDRLMHYIQQQPGPGPYQLPKVEDEPLLSSSDQSSGNGATDELFEEAARIIVRNQQGSVSLIQRKLSIGYTRAARIIDQLEQAGIVGSFAGGKAREVLVPDEVTLEKIFRTNLLS; translated from the coding sequence ATGGCTACTCCCAAGACTAACCGGAGACGGAGTGATGTAACTCCACCTAAACCCAAAGCCGGTCCTCGCATTGGACGCAAAAAAGAGGTTCTAGGTATACTCATTTTACTCGTAGGAATCCTCCTCGGAGCCAGCGGGGTCACCTATTCGGCATCAGACAATGCCCTGATTCAAGGCAAATCCTTCCTCGAGTTACTTTTTCCTGTCGAAACGATACCCCTCAATAACGCTGTCGGTCCGATCGGTGCGTGGCTCGCATATGTGATCGTTCCTTCGTTCTTTGGATATGTTTCCCTGCTGCTGATTCTTCTCGTATTCTTCTACGGCTATCTGATCTTGAGGAAACGTCCCTTGGGAAGTCTCGTGCTTCCGACCATACATTTGATTTGGATGGTCGGTCTTCTGGGCACCCTTCTTGGGCGTATCCATCTATCAGATCCGGACCTTGGTTTGGAAATATGGGCAGGTCAATATGGCCATTTAGCAGCCAGCTGGTTGAACAGTGTTCTGGGCTGGCTGGGATCGTGGATCATTCTCGGTGCCTTCCTAATCATTGGAGTGCTGCTGGTGATTGATCAGGATATTCAGCACTGGCTGGATCGTGCGGAACGACTTTGGAAAGCTATTCCAAAAGCTATTCGTGAGCACAGGCAAAAAGATAAGACAACACCGAAGACCGGGGAATCAGAAAAAGCCCGCCTGCGATCCACCTTGGAGAGTCTAGATAAGAAAATCCAATCTTCAACTGAATCCTCCCCAGATAATCAGGAGAGCGACTCGGAGCCTGTCGAAGACCCTAATGCCACACCGCAACAACTATCCACAGAAGAGAATGCCGAACTGGAGTTGAGTGTTACCGGACAGATCACAGAGCGGGCAGGACACAGTTCTCGGCCTCGACGCACGAAAATAGAGGGGGGACACAAGTATAAATTCCCCCATTTCGGTCTTCTGGATGCACCTTTGCAAACTGAGCAAGAGATTGATTACGATGAACTAGAGGAGAATAAGACGAAGCTCGTTGAAAAGCTCGCCCGCTACAAGATTGAAATTATTGCCGTAAATGCTAAAGTGGGACCTACGGTCACGCTTTATGAACTCACCCCCGCACCGGGTGTGAAGGTGAGCCGAATTAAGTCACTAGAAGACGACCTAGCAATGGTCATGGCTGCGCAGGGGATTCGGATGATTATCCCTATCCCGGGGAAATCTGCGGTGGGCGTCGAAATTCCCAATAGCCGCCGGGAACTCGTACGGGTCCAGTCCGTGCTGAATACAACTCGTTTCCAAGAGTCAGAGATGGAGTTGCCTGTCGTTCTAGGTAAGACCATTGAAGGTGAGATTTTTATAGAGGACCTGGCAACAATGCCGCACCTTCTGATTGCGGGAGCTACTGGGTCTGGAAAATCTGTTGGCCTGAATACCCTGATTACTGGCCTTTTATATGCATGCGATCCATCCGACTTGAAATTTGTCATGGTGGATCCAAAAAAGATTGAACTTCAGCAGTACAAAGGGCTTGAGCGACATTTCCTTGCTATTCCAGAGGATGGAACCGAAGCGATCATTACTGAAATTTCAGATGCCCTCGATATCCTTCGAGCCTGTGAGCGTGAAATGAGTATCCGCTATGACCTCCTGAAAGAAGCTAGGGTCCGTGGAGTCAAGGATTACAATATCCGTCTCGCCGAAGGGGAGCTTGATGTGAACGATGGACATAAACACCTCCCCTACATTATCATCATTATTGATGAGTTGGCTGACCTTATGATGACAGCGGGTAAGGATGTTGAGGCTCCCATTGCAAGGTTGGCACAGATGGCCCGCGCCGTGGGGATCCACCTGATCCTTGCAACGCAGCGCCCTTCTGTTGATGTGATTACCGGTCTCATAAAGGCAAACTTTCCCGCAAGGCTTGCATTCCAGGTCGCCTCCAAGGTTGACGCACGTACCATCCTTGATCAAAACGGGGCAGAACAGCTGGTTGGCAACGGGGACATGTTGTATATGAAAGGCAGTAAAGTTCTGCGATTGCAAGGCCCCTTTGTTTCGGTCAAAGAAATTGACCGCCTCATGCACTACATCCAGCAACAGCCAGGGCCAGGCCCCTATCAACTGCCGAAAGTTGAGGACGAACCTCTTTTGTCCTCCTCAGATCAATCATCTGGAAATGGGGCCACGGATGAGCTCTTTGAAGAAGCAGCAAGAATCATTGTGCGTAACCAACAAGGCTCCGTGTCGCTGATTCAACGTAAACTGTCTATTGGCTATACGCGGGCTGCCCGTATTATTGATCAACTTGAACAGGCTGGAATCGTTGGATCCTTTGCCGGGGGCAAAGCCCGCGAGGTACTTGTGCCCGACGAAGTCACGCTTGAAAAAATTTTCCGAACTAATCTACTTTCTTAA
- a CDS encoding AbrB/MazE/SpoVT family DNA-binding domain-containing protein, which yields MITTTVSSDGQVILPTEILIALGLRPGDRVNFIRMENGNYAILPRIHSVKNLNGVLRRAAQKSVSLEEMDQAIAKGAAGNDRS from the coding sequence ATGATCACTACGACTGTCTCATCAGATGGCCAGGTTATCCTGCCGACAGAAATATTGATCGCCTTGGGGCTCAGACCCGGTGACCGCGTCAATTTCATTAGGATGGAAAACGGGAATTATGCGATACTCCCTAGGATACATTCGGTTAAGAACCTGAATGGTGTATTGCGGCGGGCAGCTCAAAAATCTGTTTCGCTTGAGGAAATGGATCAAGCGATTGCTAAGGGCGCGGCAGGCAATGATAGGTCCTGA
- the gcvT gene encoding glycine cleavage system aminomethyltransferase GcvT — translation MILTTPLDETHVALGARMVDFAGYRMPLQYTSILQEHMAVRESAGLFDVSHMGEIFAMGPNAKEFVQQLITNDISRIDIGQAVYTLMCNETGGILDDLLVYRVNTEAFMLVVNAANTAKDFEWMQANNPMKADLYDVSEQMALLALQGPSSLDIATKLVGDEIQQLQSYRFLKPSPGDFMGFNKVIISRTGYTGDIGLEFYVESENACALWDAIMEAGKDHDLRPAGLGARDTLRMEAGFCLYGNDLSETTNPYEARLGWVTKLNKEKFIGQEALKEIKANGPKRKLIGLIMNERGIPRPGYQVVASSGEPIGVVTSGSQSPTLGCGIAFAYVQNTPGFTTPGHELGVRVRSRTLSASVHPFPFYRKSA, via the coding sequence ATGATTCTGACCACCCCACTCGACGAAACCCATGTTGCCCTGGGGGCACGTATGGTTGACTTTGCAGGTTACCGTATGCCGCTGCAATACACCAGTATTCTGCAAGAGCATATGGCGGTTCGAGAATCTGCCGGGCTTTTCGATGTGAGCCATATGGGCGAAATCTTTGCGATGGGGCCGAATGCGAAGGAGTTCGTGCAGCAATTGATCACTAATGATATTTCCCGGATTGATATCGGGCAGGCCGTCTATACTTTGATGTGCAACGAAACCGGTGGTATCCTTGATGATCTTCTCGTATACAGAGTGAATACGGAGGCATTTATGCTCGTGGTCAATGCCGCCAACACAGCGAAGGATTTTGAATGGATGCAGGCAAATAATCCTATGAAAGCAGATCTGTACGATGTGTCCGAGCAAATGGCCCTGTTAGCACTACAGGGGCCCAGCTCCTTGGACATAGCGACCAAACTTGTTGGAGATGAGATTCAGCAGTTGCAAAGCTATCGTTTCCTAAAGCCTTCTCCAGGAGATTTCATGGGGTTCAACAAAGTGATTATCTCCCGAACAGGTTATACCGGAGATATCGGCCTTGAATTTTATGTGGAATCCGAAAATGCCTGTGCCCTTTGGGATGCAATCATGGAAGCAGGCAAGGATCACGACCTCCGTCCGGCAGGGCTTGGAGCCCGGGATACACTCCGAATGGAGGCGGGATTTTGTCTCTACGGAAATGATCTGTCTGAAACGACGAATCCTTACGAGGCGCGACTGGGCTGGGTTACCAAATTGAATAAAGAGAAGTTTATCGGGCAGGAGGCGCTGAAGGAGATCAAGGCCAACGGCCCCAAGCGCAAGCTGATTGGACTCATCATGAACGAACGGGGGATCCCTCGACCAGGCTACCAAGTTGTCGCTTCATCCGGTGAACCGATTGGGGTAGTAACCAGTGGATCTCAATCCCCTACTCTTGGCTGTGGCATTGCGTTCGCGTATGTACAAAATACCCCCGGATTCACGACACCGGGCCATGAGTTAGGGGTTCGTGTTCGATCTCGAACATTATCTGCATCCGTACATCCATTCCCTTTTTACCGTAAATCGGCGTAA
- a CDS encoding prephenate dehydrogenase, protein MVERVAIIGIGVVGGSLALAWKERLPGLHVTGYDRPDVLKQAVQRGVISRAPTSLSDAVCGADAVFLAVPLDAMAPVMRSIAPHLKPNTFVTDVGSVKQPVINQASTLLPDNICFIGGHPMTGSERSGLDGADAFLFENALYILCPNGLEDSKYFPALTGLVEGTGARVLTLDARQHDRIVACVSHLPQLLATALVNIAADQNQTNSITLQLAAGGFRDMTRIASSSFRMWSAVLDANRSDVDLALNSMIDTLTYIQEQLREGGNVQELEPIFEKARAVREEIPRDSKGFLRPLSDVFVYAKDQPGVLAHITGTLFSQGISIKDIELLKIREGSGGAFRISLEDEHAADAAVVALKAQGCRAHRLQ, encoded by the coding sequence ATGGTTGAACGCGTTGCCATCATTGGCATCGGCGTGGTTGGCGGATCGCTTGCTCTGGCTTGGAAGGAGCGATTACCCGGGTTGCACGTCACTGGCTATGACAGGCCTGATGTCCTCAAACAGGCAGTTCAACGAGGAGTGATCAGCCGTGCACCTACATCGCTGAGCGATGCCGTGTGTGGGGCGGATGCCGTATTTCTGGCTGTACCACTGGATGCGATGGCACCGGTGATGAGGTCAATCGCCCCACATCTGAAACCCAACACGTTTGTGACGGATGTAGGCTCTGTAAAGCAACCAGTCATTAACCAGGCAAGCACCCTTCTGCCCGATAATATCTGCTTTATTGGGGGACATCCGATGACCGGGTCTGAACGAAGCGGGTTGGATGGAGCAGATGCGTTCCTCTTTGAAAATGCCCTTTACATCCTTTGCCCCAATGGACTGGAGGATTCAAAATACTTCCCCGCCCTTACCGGCTTGGTCGAAGGTACTGGAGCTCGGGTATTAACGCTGGATGCACGCCAGCATGATCGTATTGTAGCCTGTGTCAGCCACCTGCCACAACTGCTTGCCACTGCCTTGGTAAATATTGCAGCAGATCAAAACCAAACGAATTCGATCACACTCCAGTTAGCCGCTGGTGGATTCAGGGATATGACACGGATTGCTTCTTCTTCGTTCAGAATGTGGTCCGCGGTGCTTGACGCAAATCGATCAGATGTAGACCTAGCCCTGAATTCGATGATCGATACGTTGACCTATATTCAGGAACAACTCCGTGAGGGAGGAAATGTCCAGGAATTGGAGCCGATCTTTGAGAAAGCACGTGCAGTACGGGAAGAAATACCACGGGATTCTAAAGGGTTTTTGCGCCCCCTGAGTGATGTTTTCGTGTATGCAAAAGATCAGCCAGGGGTCTTGGCACACATCACAGGAACACTATTTAGCCAGGGAATCAGCATCAAGGACATTGAATTACTCAAAATTCGCGAAGGATCCGGGGGAGCATTCAGAATCAGCCTGGAAGATGAACACGCAGCCGATGCGGCCGTGGTTGCGTTAAAGGCACAAGGATGTAGAGCTCACAGACTTCAATAA
- a CDS encoding ATP-dependent Clp protease ATP-binding subunit produces the protein MDSHSNFSNRVRDVISYSRDEAIRLGHDYIGTEHLLLGIVREGEGVAVRVLRNLGCNLQKLKKVIETTVRAGGGTLTIGNLPLTKQAEKVLRITYLEAKLYKSDVIGTEHLLLSLLRDDDNIAAQILRDSFSVTYESMRAELDTILTGRPTPASKNNPRKGRLAGGRSRQGQQQEKTKTPVLDNFGRDLTRLADKGQLDPVIGRHREIERVAQVLSRRKKNNPVLIGEPGVGKTAIAEGLAMRIIQRKVSRVLHEKRIVTLDIAALVAGTKYRGQFEERLKAVMNELEKSPEVVLFIDEIHTIVGAGSASGSLDASNMFKPALARGELQCIGATTLDEYRQHIEKDGALDRRFQKIVVDPTTPEETLEILLQTKDRYEDHHGVVYDEDAVELAVTLSERYITDRHLPDKAIDIIDEAGARVHLGNIHVPENILQLETQIEETRNNKNAVVKRQKFEEAARLRDIEEKLREQLDEAKQEWKSQSEDKRHAVTAEDITTTVSMMTGIPLERMTEPEQKKLLGMEDALRARVIGQDEPIGKLSRAIRRTRAGLKDPSRPIGSFIFLGPTGVGKTELAKVLTEYLFDSIDSLVRVDMSEYMEKFSVSRLVGAPPGYVGYDEGGQLTEKVRRKPFSVVLLDEIEKAHPDVFNILLQVLDDGILTDGSGRRIDFRNTVIIMTSNIGARGIRNASSGLGFSQSNEVFDYKAMKTKVEAELKNVFNPEFLNRVDDVIVFHSLEKSHIHQIIDLLSEELLDRAKGLGITVDVEESAKNFLVDWGYDAKFGARPLKRALQQYLEDPLAEAILSKGLGEGDRIVVSHSSDAEKLSLEISKKKVSKKKKAAASETEETQIEGAAK, from the coding sequence ATGGATAGCCATAGTAACTTTTCCAACCGCGTCCGCGATGTGATCTCATACAGCCGTGATGAGGCGATCCGGCTTGGTCATGACTACATAGGAACCGAGCATCTGTTACTTGGCATTGTGCGTGAAGGAGAAGGGGTAGCCGTCCGTGTTCTTCGCAATCTCGGCTGCAACCTGCAGAAACTCAAAAAAGTGATTGAGACCACCGTACGTGCCGGTGGGGGTACACTCACCATTGGGAACCTTCCGTTGACGAAGCAGGCAGAAAAGGTTCTACGCATCACCTACCTGGAAGCAAAGCTTTATAAATCGGATGTGATTGGTACGGAGCACCTACTATTGAGCCTGCTTCGTGATGATGACAATATTGCCGCCCAGATTCTGCGTGATTCATTCTCGGTCACCTACGAGTCTATGCGGGCCGAGTTGGACACCATCCTCACTGGGAGACCAACTCCCGCAAGCAAAAATAATCCCCGCAAGGGCCGGCTCGCGGGCGGCCGTAGTCGACAAGGCCAGCAACAGGAAAAAACAAAAACTCCTGTACTGGACAATTTTGGTCGTGACCTGACCCGCTTAGCAGACAAGGGGCAACTGGATCCTGTGATCGGTCGCCACAGAGAGATTGAACGTGTGGCGCAAGTACTCAGCCGCCGCAAAAAAAATAATCCGGTCTTAATTGGCGAACCAGGTGTCGGAAAAACAGCTATCGCCGAAGGACTGGCCATGCGGATTATCCAGCGTAAGGTTTCTCGTGTACTCCACGAAAAACGTATCGTAACCCTCGATATTGCCGCATTGGTCGCAGGAACCAAGTATCGTGGCCAGTTTGAAGAACGCCTCAAGGCGGTGATGAACGAACTGGAAAAATCCCCGGAAGTGGTCCTCTTTATTGATGAGATCCACACGATTGTAGGGGCTGGAAGTGCATCCGGCTCCCTTGATGCATCCAATATGTTCAAGCCAGCCTTGGCCCGTGGAGAACTGCAATGCATCGGGGCAACGACATTGGATGAGTACCGACAGCATATCGAGAAGGATGGGGCTCTGGATCGGCGGTTCCAAAAAATTGTTGTGGATCCCACGACACCCGAGGAAACCCTCGAAATTCTACTCCAAACCAAAGACCGCTATGAAGACCATCATGGCGTTGTCTATGATGAAGATGCCGTAGAGCTGGCTGTAACCCTCTCAGAACGCTACATTACGGATCGCCATCTTCCCGATAAAGCAATTGATATTATCGATGAAGCCGGTGCACGCGTCCATTTGGGGAATATTCATGTGCCCGAAAATATACTTCAGCTTGAGACGCAGATTGAGGAGACACGGAACAATAAAAATGCAGTCGTAAAGCGACAAAAGTTCGAGGAAGCCGCACGGTTAAGAGACATTGAGGAAAAGCTCCGAGAACAGCTTGATGAAGCGAAGCAAGAGTGGAAAAGTCAATCGGAAGATAAGCGCCATGCCGTTACTGCTGAGGATATCACGACGACCGTGTCCATGATGACCGGTATCCCGCTCGAACGAATGACCGAGCCGGAACAGAAAAAATTGCTCGGGATGGAGGATGCGCTTCGGGCGCGAGTGATTGGACAGGATGAACCGATTGGAAAGCTCTCGAGAGCCATCCGCCGTACACGTGCTGGACTGAAAGACCCCAGCCGGCCCATTGGGTCCTTTATCTTCCTTGGGCCTACCGGCGTTGGAAAAACAGAATTGGCAAAAGTACTCACCGAGTACCTGTTCGACAGTATTGATTCGCTGGTCCGTGTTGATATGAGCGAGTACATGGAGAAATTTTCCGTGAGCCGCTTAGTCGGTGCTCCTCCCGGATACGTTGGTTACGACGAAGGGGGACAACTGACCGAAAAAGTCCGTCGTAAACCGTTCTCCGTCGTTCTTCTGGACGAGATTGAAAAAGCACACCCTGACGTGTTCAACATTCTTTTACAGGTACTTGATGATGGGATTCTGACGGATGGGAGTGGTCGCCGGATCGACTTCCGGAATACCGTAATCATTATGACCAGCAACATCGGTGCACGAGGGATCCGGAATGCCAGTTCTGGATTGGGATTCTCTCAGAGTAACGAGGTCTTTGACTACAAGGCAATGAAAACGAAGGTGGAGGCCGAGCTGAAAAATGTGTTTAACCCAGAGTTTTTAAACAGGGTTGACGACGTAATTGTCTTCCATTCCCTGGAGAAGTCCCATATTCATCAGATCATTGACCTGCTGTCGGAAGAACTTCTCGATCGGGCAAAGGGGCTTGGTATCACCGTTGATGTGGAGGAATCGGCCAAGAACTTCCTGGTGGATTGGGGCTATGATGCCAAGTTCGGTGCTCGACCACTTAAGCGCGCATTACAGCAATACTTGGAGGATCCGCTGGCAGAAGCCATCCTGAGTAAAGGACTAGGGGAAGGGGATCGGATTGTCGTGAGTCATTCTTCTGACGCGGAGAAACTTTCCCTAGAAATTTCAAAAAAGAAAGTTTCGAAAAAGAAAAAGGCCGCTGCCTCTGAAACAGAAGAGACTCAAATAGAAGGAGCAGCCAAATAG
- a CDS encoding iron-sulfur cluster assembly accessory protein: MDAPASPVTLSPRASEEVRRILTDKTIPEGYGLRVGVRGGGCSGMSYILGFDKLREHDLTFNTDGIVLYIDKRQGLYLLGTTIDYHAGLDARGFIFENPNATQTCGCGSSFAA; the protein is encoded by the coding sequence ATGGACGCACCCGCATCTCCGGTGACCTTAAGTCCGCGCGCTTCCGAGGAGGTACGCAGGATTTTGACGGATAAGACGATCCCCGAGGGATACGGACTCCGGGTTGGGGTTCGCGGTGGTGGATGTAGTGGAATGAGCTACATCCTGGGGTTTGACAAACTGCGCGAACATGACCTGACCTTCAATACTGATGGAATTGTATTGTACATTGATAAGCGACAGGGACTGTATCTTTTAGGAACAACGATTGACTATCATGCAGGCCTTGATGCACGAGGCTTTATATTCGAGAATCCAAATGCCACACAAACATGTGGCTGCGGATCAAGCTTTGCAGCCTAA
- a CDS encoding amidohydrolase, protein MSVYDAVPAPYRFSAPLRNGPLPDDFVDYLINLRRHLHRNPEVGYQEFATSRLIRSHLESLGLTVSGPHAKTGLFVDIDGPRPGPHIGFRCDIDALKLQDAKKTDYASRNAGATHACGHDAHTAVGIGLALNLHRLRSRLNGRVRIFFQPNEEGNPSGSVPMIKAGVCDPLEALYCVHVDPTLDIGQFGIPEGQVTASSERIRVEVHTRSTGHSARPHKVKDTIWIASQLLSQYYQYIGRVTDSRNPSVFTVCMIGGGMAHNVIPNEAWFEGALRCLHDPDRIFLLDYMRRTAENFAEIHGVDIKFIRVEGLPAVINNPAMGKNVRACIQELFDESAALGICVPSMGAEDFANYLKHVPGMLIRVGTRSSKSTSYPLHDAHFDIDEQALADSVELMTRVMIRHLDQKITP, encoded by the coding sequence ATGTCTGTATATGATGCTGTTCCTGCACCATATCGCTTTTCCGCACCCCTGCGTAACGGCCCCCTCCCCGATGATTTTGTTGATTATCTGATCAACCTGCGTCGGCATCTGCACCGTAACCCGGAAGTTGGCTATCAGGAATTTGCTACGAGCCGCCTGATCCGGAGTCACTTGGAAAGCCTCGGACTCACCGTTTCCGGGCCCCATGCCAAGACAGGATTATTCGTGGATATTGATGGCCCACGCCCTGGTCCTCATATCGGCTTTCGGTGCGACATTGATGCATTGAAGCTGCAGGATGCGAAAAAAACTGACTACGCTTCAAGGAATGCAGGGGCTACGCATGCCTGTGGGCATGATGCGCATACCGCCGTTGGCATCGGGCTTGCACTTAACCTTCACCGACTCCGATCCCGTTTAAATGGCCGGGTTCGCATTTTTTTTCAACCGAATGAGGAAGGCAACCCGAGTGGCTCGGTTCCCATGATCAAGGCAGGTGTATGTGACCCGCTGGAAGCACTTTATTGTGTGCATGTAGACCCAACACTGGACATTGGACAGTTTGGGATCCCCGAAGGACAGGTCACCGCTTCCTCCGAACGCATTCGGGTTGAGGTCCATACTCGAAGTACCGGACACTCGGCTCGACCTCACAAAGTCAAGGATACCATCTGGATTGCAAGCCAACTACTGTCCCAGTACTACCAGTATATCGGACGGGTCACGGACTCACGCAATCCATCTGTATTTACCGTGTGTATGATTGGAGGTGGGATGGCCCACAATGTCATTCCAAATGAAGCATGGTTTGAGGGAGCACTTCGATGCCTCCATGATCCAGATCGCATTTTTTTACTGGACTATATGAGGCGTACCGCAGAAAATTTTGCAGAGATACATGGAGTTGACATCAAATTCATTCGCGTAGAAGGACTCCCCGCAGTGATCAACAACCCCGCCATGGGCAAAAATGTGCGCGCCTGTATTCAGGAATTGTTTGACGAAAGTGCGGCTCTCGGCATCTGCGTACCCAGTATGGGGGCAGAAGATTTTGCAAATTACCTGAAACATGTTCCAGGAATGTTGATCCGGGTTGGGACACGTAGCAGCAAGTCAACCAGCTATCCTCTGCATGATGCTCATTTCGACATTGATGAGCAGGCACTGGCCGATTCTGTAGAACTGATGACTCGTGTCATGATCCGTCACCTTGACCAAAAAATTACTCCCTAA
- the rsgA gene encoding ribosome small subunit-dependent GTPase A — translation MPTGTIIRSTGSWIDVLVDSSVIPSRIRGRMRLMHGDETQPVAVGDHVSILVQGDGTGLITEIDERHNCLYRRAAGRKIGKRQILIANVDYIWIVQAAEQPPLNPGLIDRLLVACEAQDIPAGLIINKIDLAYSQLLSTVKKLRTRYIQLGYQTILTSVKKRKKLNLLRSRFSGKISVLLGPSGVGKSSLLNSIDPGINVPVDSVSQKTNKGRHTTAHTALYPLSGGGSVADTPGIREFGLLDIEPWELAHYFPDLKPHLDKCHYSACTHDHEPNCGVKDAHGRQKISDARYDSYLNILHSLHLGEADIGR, via the coding sequence ATGCCTACCGGTACAATTATTCGATCCACAGGAAGCTGGATCGATGTTCTGGTTGATTCCAGCGTCATCCCTTCACGTATTCGTGGTCGAATGCGGCTGATGCACGGAGATGAAACGCAGCCTGTCGCGGTGGGAGATCATGTCAGTATTCTGGTGCAGGGAGATGGAACGGGACTTATCACCGAAATAGATGAGCGGCATAACTGTCTGTATCGACGTGCAGCGGGCCGCAAGATTGGTAAACGTCAGATCCTTATCGCCAATGTTGACTACATCTGGATTGTGCAGGCTGCAGAGCAGCCCCCACTGAATCCCGGGTTGATTGATCGTTTACTGGTTGCCTGTGAAGCACAGGATATTCCGGCAGGTCTGATCATCAATAAAATAGATCTGGCCTACTCACAGCTTTTGTCCACTGTGAAAAAGCTCCGTACACGCTACATCCAACTGGGATATCAGACAATCCTCACCAGCGTAAAAAAACGGAAAAAACTGAACCTGCTTCGCAGCCGGTTCTCGGGTAAGATCAGTGTCTTATTGGGACCTTCGGGAGTTGGGAAATCCTCCCTCTTGAATTCGATTGATCCAGGGATCAATGTCCCTGTGGACTCCGTCAGTCAGAAAACGAATAAAGGCCGCCATACCACTGCACATACTGCACTGTACCCCCTATCTGGAGGTGGAAGTGTTGCAGATACACCAGGCATACGTGAATTTGGTTTACTGGATATTGAGCCTTGGGAGTTGGCACATTACTTCCCTGACTTGAAGCCCCACCTCGACAAGTGCCATTATTCCGCTTGCACACATGACCATGAGCCGAACTGTGGAGTGAAGGATGCGCACGGGAGGCAGAAAATCAGCGATGCACGCTACGACAGTTACCTGAATATCCTGCACTCGCTTCATTTAGGAGAGGCGGATATCGGCCGGTGA